One Streptomyces sp. NBC_00223 genomic window carries:
- the cutA gene encoding divalent-cation tolerance protein CutA → MDPEIVIAQTTSDDEEQAKTLARDAVESKLAAGVHIDAPITAFYWWQGKVEAAQEWRISYMTSSDRLPALEAWLHERHPYDVPQWVTLPVTGGSEAYLSWVVDETRPR, encoded by the coding sequence GAGATCGTGATCGCGCAGACGACGAGTGACGACGAGGAGCAGGCGAAGACCCTCGCCAGAGACGCTGTTGAGAGCAAACTGGCGGCGGGCGTTCACATCGATGCGCCCATCACCGCCTTCTACTGGTGGCAGGGGAAGGTCGAAGCGGCGCAGGAGTGGCGGATCTCCTACATGACGTCGTCGGATCGCCTCCCCGCGCTGGAGGCATGGCTTCACGAGAGGCACCCGTACGACGTCCCCCAGTGGGTCACGCTGCCTGTGACCGGAGGGTCGGAGGCGTACTTGTCCTGGGTCGTCGACGAGACGCGCCCGCGGTAG